A segment of the Cryptosporidium parvum Iowa II chromosome 5, whole genome shotgun sequence genome:
TCTGTCAAGTTTTGGAGCATAAATTCTTTCTGTAATGTGTTGAATCTTTGTACACCATTCTTGTCTTTTTGAGAATATTCATCAtcagaagatgatgaagcTTCTTCTTCTCTCAAAATTTCATCTCTTTTCTCTGTCTCAGTTTTTTCGTTCAAATATGGTGTATTAATCAAACCTTTTGCTTCCATTTCCTTTTCTGTCTTGGTtacattttcaaattcagaGACTAAAACACTACCAATATCTTTTGTTTGCTCTAGCTTACCGACCATTTTACACtgttttaatttgtttgtATTCCAGTTACCCCATGCCTCATCATCTGAAGGATCTTGCTCTCCTAAAACATGGCCATGCATATCCATTGCAATCTTTATCTTGTTCTTATCTGGCATTGTTGCAAATTTCCATTTAAGCTTAAAGACTGAATTTCTTGCATCAGCTCTTGAAGATTCACCTCCTCCTACATAATGAACTGCATGGTCATCCATCTGAGCTCTCACTCTTTGTAATCTGGAAACTAATTCACCAgtcatttttaatttgtcAGCAACTCTGAATTACTCAATAATATTGTAGcttttaataaacaaattcCAAAGCTGAAATTAGCCTTGTTTTTTCAAACAATAAAATTTGTTATTCTACTTCAAATAGAATCTTAGTTTATCttaaaatgaaataaattttattttattcacGTTTTGTCtaatatttacatttatACATTATTTTATCCTGTACGGTATTTTTAGACatgtattttttatttgtgCATGCACATTGGAACaatatacaaaaataataatgaagataatttaaattttagGCAATTACGGCTCTAAGTTTTCAGTTTCACtctttaaattatcatcctttttcaatttttttttaactcaattttttaattattattgtgcacatttttattaatgtaATTTTTGACTTGCCGCCAAATGGCgggaaatatatttatttagattattaatattgtatgaagaaaataatgttATGGAATAAATTTTCATAGCAATGGACTTTAAGGACTTATTAATGGGTTAAATTTTTGATCctatataatttttgaatggtacataaaatgataattcaatcaaaaaattttgTAATGGCAAGAAGAGTTCTAGGAACTTCATTACCTCTAATTACTAGAAGGTCACTTTTTAAAAGTGGGGGAGATATATTTGGAAGAATAAGAAGCAATAAATGGATTACGAATACTTTTGTGAGAAGCTTTACAATGCCAATATCATgtaagaaatttatttcaacaATAAACAATAAATTTACAGAGAGTAAGATGGAAATAAAGTCGAAACAAGCTTGCTCAAATTAcgataataatgaattaaaagataATCAAGAGAAGGTGGatctaaataatattcagGGTACTTTGGATTATGGAGAAGATGGATTGTATGTTTTTAGTTGTGTATGTAATGTTTGTAATAGCAAGATTACAAAAAAGTTTAGCAAGAAGGCTTATAATGAAGGAATTGTCATAATTAGATGTGATAATTGCAAAAATCATCATCTGGTATCTGATAAGCTTGGATGGtttgaagataataaagataacTTTGATGTATTTAAGTATATAAATAACAAAGAGATTTCAGTTTGTTGAGGAAAATTCAAActagaattatttgattcttttTACATCTTAAGCTTATGTTTAACAGCATCGcatatattattaacagTAAGAGAAAGCTTTAGAAGTTTCTGATTACACAttaaaatagaatttttgTAATCAAAAGTTGGTTTACAAAGAGAACAATGATGGTATTCTTGAATAAAATCTtccaaattaatatttataatagtGTTTGAATCGTAAGTTACCCTAGCTGAGAGTATACTTACGTGAGCATTTGCTCTATTTAGATTACTAATAAATCCATTTGGACcattaaattgaaatagGAAAACAAGTTTTccagaattaattaatgctttaaattttataggtaaataatcatttttgATCTGAATTCCACAAAGATGATCTAATTCTTTCCATTCTGTAGGCAATTCAATAGTTTTTTTAGgatttaaagattttacTTCTTCAACAACTTTAGTTTGTATTGGAAGTTGTTTTTGATAATCTTTCAATTCAGtatctttttcattaaataattcatcataAGATGTATAACATGTTAGATTTAGTACATGCTTAATGGACTGttttttcatcttcataAATTCCAAATCATAGATGGTCATTTCGTCTTTGGAAAAACCAATTTGGTCAGTTGTACCACTTTTTGGTATCAACCTTTCAGCCTTAGCTTTTGAGATaatcttttcaataatagTTTCTGAATTTTGAGGAACAATTTGAGCTTTTAATCTGAGAAGAATTCTGTCATGGATTATAGAGATcatataatatttgaaaatttcatcttttaaAATCTTTTCAAAAACCATTTCATGCAAAACAGACTCAacttgtattatttttactCCTTTTTCAGTTTTCAAATCTTTTTCCAAGAAGTTGTCAAAGCTAACAGTTAACTCAGAAGTATTAAGTTCTTCTAAAGTCTCAGCTTCTCTATATTGATTTCCAATCTTAATTTGTGGTTTAAGCATTTCTTTTGTAAACCCAATTTTTAGTTCTAATCTGAAAATACTACCAAGTTTAGTGATATTTTTAGTCATAGGAGAAGAAACATcaataaatacaaaatttgaattgaCTACATATTTGATATCGACATctaaaatcttcaaatttttactatttttgaattcttcTTGTGCCAACTTTAAGTATAGATCCGGGTTTGTAAGCATAATGGtatttaaagattctaTAATCTCTGATAGTTGTTCTTCAGGTACatttttcatcattataaaaaactttattttacatttgataatgaagataatataatattagttAATTGATTCAGTTGTGTTGTcaaaaattactatttaCCGGTTTTACAGGAAATTTtccattaaaaaaaaaaaaaataatttttatttcgtTACCGTAAATACCGGTATAAAGGGTACCgataaaataatttgattaatcAACTTGagggaaaaaaaatttttctgtattgaagaaaaaaaaagaaatatatattttaattatcttttaactttaaaGCTTTATATGGGTATTTGAACttgtttatatattttatatcaattttttttaaagaatttatatattataacATGAATGAATGCGATTTTGAGcaaaaatctttaataatagaaaaaacATTTTCAAAAACACCGTATATAGCTTACAATTTAGAGCCCTTAAACCATTCAAATCCTGATGACAAACAAACATATATTGCATTGTCCAATTTAAATGGTAAGAGTTACTATGTAGaagttttaatatataatagtGAAAGTAACGACCTTGAAATTGGATATTTATATGATCATATTTTTAGTCCAGTGGGTGGAGTACATTGGATGCCTAGAAATGAAGTTAACCTTGAAGAAAGTATACTTGGAACAGCTAGTGATAGTATAAGACTCTTTAAAGAAGGAAATTTGATTTGTGATTTAAGGCTTAAAGACTTAGAGTTAAATAGTATGCGCTTAGAGAATGTATATAACTCATATCACACAAAAATAACCagtttttcattttcagaaTATATTGAGGGAGATATAGTTTCTTCAACATTGGATGGAAGGTGTATAATTTGGAGTGTTGATGAAGCagaacaaataaaatattcaaaaggAGCTATTTTAGAGAATTTgttaaatgaatataagAGTAGATCTATTCTCAGTATTTCTCAAATGGAGAATTTTACAATAATGGATGTTTGTTTTGGTTATTCCAAAGATAATATCATAATAGGAGTAAACAATGGACTTGCAGTTTCTATGGATTTAAGATCTCCTTTTAAACAATCATCCTCACTATTGGCAGATTGTATTTTAGGGTGGGACACAATTCCAGAACAGAAAATTTCACATACTAAATTATGCTgtattaaaaatacaaGTTATTTTTGCAGAGGAATTTTATCTAAAGGTATTGTagaaatttttgatataaGAAAAACATGTGGTCCATTATTCAAGCTAAATACAAGCAAAACAAATCTAGATTCCTCggaaaataatatagtTTCTATTGAAAGTAAGAATTCTGAAGAAATACTTATTGCTTATAGCAATGGATTAATCAACActttcaatataaataaagaaaattcatcaaatcctattgaatatgaaaataatttatatactTACAGCTTTTCATCATTAGATATTTCTAAACAAgttaattcttttcttgGAATTTCCAGTGTACACATGCAAAATAATACCGGtataaaaatttcaaaatatgcTAAATGTTGACATTTCTGGATGAAACGGCGGGAAGTTCTGCATGCAACACgtaattaaataatctaGTTGGTGGGTTTCTGTGGATTCTATTGAGAATTtgtgatttaaataaatatttacattttttcaagaaaatcTATTGTATTTTTTAAGGAATTAAATGTAATcatataaatacaaatataaagGAGTCTTAGTTactaattaattctaaaagTAATATTCTAATTTTAACTCTATTTAGATATACTGATATAAATGAGCTTTGTAAAAACTAATTAGtcttttttctctttagAAGAGTCGAATTCAGTGTCAACTTCGGAAGTATTTTGTCTAGAATCAAGGagtatattattttgtgaTTCTGGGATTTGCAATTCATCTATATCATCAAGTTGTGGTTTATtacattctttttttccaGAATTATCAGGAACATCATTTGGATTAAACACATTTTTTACCACCTTATATAACCAgtaaatattcataatGTTAAATAACTCTCCAATAGGGAAAAATATACAAACTCTTGCTTTTGATTTAAAGGTTGGGCCAAACTTAAAGGCATTAAACATTTGGGTATGAAAGGCATATGGAAGTATGATATTTCTTGtaaaaaagaaagcaaCAAGGAATAAGTAGCTTACTAATTTACATGACAAAGATGTTGTATCCCCAATAATATGATAGCAATATCTAATACTTAGAATTACTGTTGAAAACTCTGTAATTATACCAAGAGAAAGTATTTCAATCAAAGGCTGTTCTGATATAAAATAAGAAGTTGATAGGGAAATTAAAGATACAAATCCATGGAAAAACCATACAACTGAGTCTTTATTCTGATTCCATTctctaataattattgaaacATCCCATAAAAAATATCCCATAGAATATGAACTAGTAATTAACCAAAAGTTTGGCTTCCCACTATATGGATCTTGTCTAATTTCCCGACTAAATAGTACTATTATGGAAAATATTGTTGATAGCAAAGCATGAATTAGGGAAATACCACGAATTCTTAAGTTCCATTTCttaatttcctttttttcaCTCTTAATACCTTCAGAAATCAACTTTTTAACTCTTGAgggaataaataaatacaataCTCTTTCAGTTTTGATCCTCTCTAAAtatagaaagaaaaatccaaaaaatattgttaatatgAAAACATAACAACGTGAAAAGTTGTAGCCTTCTCTTTCGTTAATTAATCTGATAGCTTCAGCATCCATttataattcttttcttaaaatctgctcaaaagaatttttttctttcttaaaTCACTAAttgtaatatttaatacCAATCCTAACTATTACTTTATCTTCACCCCAATTATTACTCCTAAGAgcttaaaaaataatatgaaGTAAATAGTTTAgaattttataaatttttttctattatgTTTTACCAATTACACCTATTGGTGATGTTTTCTTGGTTTCttattccaaattttgtatattatcttttatatttaatattaaaaaaaataattatatattattattaaatcattttcccgccttaatatttttattaagaaCTATTTTTCATTAGCATGTTACCAAAAGAAGTAAAAAATGTATTCaagttgaaaataaattataaaaaaaagttatcaaatgttttttctaaaaaatTTTCCTTCTCTTGACTACTAATTAATATACATTATACTATggtaaaataaattaaggaatttaaaacttttttttttaatcaaattaag
Coding sequences within it:
- a CDS encoding hypothetical protein (transcripts identified by EST); the protein is MTGELVSRLQRVRAQMDDHAVHYVGGGESSRADARNSVFKLKWKFATMPDKNKIKIAMDMHGHVLGEQDPSDDEAWGNWNTNKLKQCKMVGKLEQTKDIGSVLVSEFENVTKTEKEMEAKGLINTPYLNEKTETEKRDEILREEEASSSSDDEYSQKDKNGVQRFNTLQKEFMLQNLTEWYREIVKQYKEGIKLIKVAKSGKKFIRIVKLTDSGFFEISSVTSNSDRMVHLTDIKNIELGIDAPEFKECKKVNPKNPPVPGLSCVINLPDKKTLCLMFNDEEARNSFVFMIRVLKRKFENYKSK
- a CDS encoding WD repeat containing protein, with the protein product MNECDFEQKSLIIEKTFSKTPYIAYNLEPLNHSNPDDKQTYIALSNLNGKSYYVEVLIYNSESNDLEIGYLYDHIFSPVGGVHWMPRNEVNLEESILGTASDSIRLFKEGNLICDLRLKDLELNSMRLENVYNSYHTKITSFSFSEYIEGDIVSSTLDGRCIIWSVDEAEQIKYSKGAILENLLNEYKSRSILSISQMENFTIMDVCFGYSKDNIIIGVNNGLAVSMDLRSPFKQSSSLLADCILGWDTIPEQKISHTKLCCIKNTSYFCRGILSKGIVEIFDIRKTCGPLFKLNTSKTNLDSSENNIVSIESKNSEEILIAYSNGLINTFNINKENSSNPIEYENNLYTYSFSSLDISKQVNSFLGISSVHMQNNTGIKISKYAKC
- a CDS encoding protein with 8 transmembrane domains, with translation MDAEAIRLINEREGYNFSRCYVFILTIFFGFFFLYLERIKTERVLYLFIPSRVKKLISEGIKSEKKEIKKWNLRIRGISLIHALLSTIFSIIVLFSREIRQDPYSGKPNFWLITSSYSMGYFLWDVSIIIREWNQNKDSVVWFFHGFVSLISLSTSYFISEQPLIEILSLGIITEFSTVILSIRYCYHIIGDTTSLSCKLVSYLFLVAFFFTRNIILPYAFHTQMFNAFKFGPTFKSKARVCIFFPIGELFNIMNIYWLYKVVKNVFNPNDVPDNSGKKECNKPQLDDIDELQIPESQNNILLDSRQNTSEVDTEFDSSKEKKD